A genomic segment from Dermacentor silvarum isolate Dsil-2018 chromosome 11, BIME_Dsil_1.4, whole genome shotgun sequence encodes:
- the LOC119432402 gene encoding transmembrane protein 203: MFKLKELARWLGMTVFEMFVHLVSITLFSVMVVLKLDKAFDVSWWTVFVSLFICDGLNAYFCVIVFIRQYIEGVYKAGAFRAVWSFMQLLLMFLFKLLLCLKAEGQKSSLVYSEVFAPLFILLMLVMVRACHLH, encoded by the coding sequence ATGTTCAAGCTAAAGGAGTTGGCCCGATGGCTGGGTATGACGGTGTTCGAGATGTTTGTGCACCTCGTTTCCATCACCCTTTTCTCTGTCATGGTCGTCCTCAAGCTGGACAAGGCGTTCGACGTGTCCTGGTGGACTGTGTTTGTGTCGCTGTTCATCTGCGATGGCTTGAACGCTTATTTCTGCGTTATTGTGTTCATACGACAGTACATCGAAGGCGTGTACAAGGCGGGCGCTTTTCGCGCCGTCTGGAGCTTTATGCAACTGCTGCTGATGTTTCTGTTCAAGTTGCTGCTGTGCCTTAAGGCCGAAGGGCAGAAGAGTAGCCTCGTGTACTCGGAGGTGTTTGCGCCGCTGTTTATTCTGCTGATGCTCGTCATGGTGCGCGCCTGTCATCTGCATTGA